The genomic window CGGCTGACCGAGACCATGCTCGTTGCCAACCTCGCCCTCCGCACCGGCCGCAGGATCGACTGGGACGCGGCGACGATGACCGCCCGCGGCTGCCCCGAGGCCGAGCCGTTGATCCGGCGGCGGTATCGCGAGGGCTGGTGACCCCGTCGGCGACCTCGCCGCCTCGCGGCGCATCGCTCGGCCTCAGTGGGGGGGATGCACTTCGGTGATCTTGTTGCAGTGGAGGTCGGCGGTCAGCTCGTTCAGCTTGCTGGTCCCGACCATCTGATGGCCCGCGCCGAGGCCGTAGTGCTTCCGGAATTTCCCCATCCGGTAGGCCATGCCTTCCTGGCGAGCGATCTTCACCTTCTCGTTGCGCTTGTACTGGATGGTCGGGTGGACGCCCGGGCCCTTCGAGGTGAGCATGACGAAGGTGCCGTCCTTGGGCTTGATAAGGCTGGTGTCGAAGACGTACACGATCCCCGCATAGCCCAGCTTGCGGGCCTTGCCGTGGGCATTGTCGGCGCTCTGGACGTGGATCCCGACATTGCCCGTCAGGTAGAGGCGGTCGGGGGTGATGCCGGCCAGCGCGATGGTCCGCATGAACTCCTGCATCCCGGCGAACGCCTCGTCCTGGGATTGCTGCTCGACCACGTGGGCGCCGAGCAGCGATCCGTCGGTCATCAGGAGCGTCACCCCCATGCAGACCAGCAGGTGGGGATAGGCGATGAAATCGGGCTCGTGGGCCACCATGTCCTCGTCGAGATAGGCCCCCATCGCGGTCCCTCCCTTGTCCGTGGAACGTACGGCACTCTGCCGCCTCGGGCTCTCGGCCGCCGGCCGCGGCTTGCCGGCCGATGCCGATGCGGGTAAGGTCCATCACGGTATGCCGGCGAAGGCCCGAAGTCAAAAGAGTCGAGGCGAGTCGAGCCGGGGCAGCCGGGGCGAGGCGGTTGGGCCGCGAATCCCGGCGAAGGGGCGTGTCCGACGCTCGGCCCCGACGGGGCCACGCAGGCGAGGAGGGGCGAGCCATGGCCGTCGGCGGCAAGGTCAAGGTCGGGATCATCGGGTCGGGCTTCGAGGCCGACATCCACGCGGCCTCGTTCCGGATCATGCCGGACGAGGCCGAGGTCGTCGCCGTGGCCTCGCCCACGCCGGGGAACGCCGAGGCGCTCGCGCGTCGGTACGAGATCCCCCGGGTCTTCCTCGACTACCGGGCGATGCTCGCCGAGCCCGACATCGAGATGGTCACCATCACGGCGCCCAATGCGCTGCACGCCCGGATGACGATCGACGCCGCGGCCGCGGGCAAGCACGTCCTCTGCGAGAAGCCCCTCTGCATGACCCTGGAGGAGGCGGACGAGATGATCGACGCCTGCCGCCGCCGCGGCGTCCTCCTGATGTACGCCGAGGAGCTCTTCTTCACGCCCAAGTATGTGCAGGCGAAGCGGATGGCCGACGAGGGGGCCTTCGGGCGGGTCCACCTGGTGAAGCAGTCGGAGAAGCATTCCGGCCCGCACGGCGAGTGGTTCTGGGACGTCTCGAAGTCCGGCGGCGGCGTGTTCATGGACATGGGCTGCCACGGCATCGCCTTCTGCTACTGGTTCCTCGGCCGCCCCGCGATCAAGGACGTCTACTGCCAGATGAACACCCAGGTCCACGCCGATAGGACCCGCGGCGAGGACGAATGCCTCTGCATCCTCAACTTCGAGGGCGGCGCCGTCGGCCTGGTCGAGAATAGCTGGACGCGGCTCGGCGGGATGGACGACCGGGTGGAGGTCTACGGCTCGTCCGGCCTCACCATGGCCAACCTGCACATGGGCAACGCCCTGCCGACCTACAGCGAGCCCGGCTACGGCTACGCCGTCGAGAAGGCCCCGGGCACGAAGGGCTGGAGCTACCCCGTCTTCGAGGAGCTCTGGAACTACGGCTTCCCCCAGGAGATGCACCACTTCGCCCGCTGCGTGCGGGGCAAGGAGACGCCGATCGCCACCGGCGAGGACGGCCGCGTCGTCCAGGAGGTGCTCCTGGCCGGCTATCGCTCCGCCCGGACGGGGGCCAAGGTCGAGCTGCCCTACCGCCCCTCCGGCATCGAGCGGCCGATCGACCTGTGGCTGGGGAAGATGGACTAACCACAGAGGCACAGAGGGCACAGAGAAGACGAATTCAGAGAGTTGACATCAAATGTGTTATGATAAAGTTTAGTATTGTAAATGACTATTTTGATAGAATGTATTCGTTGATCGGGGCCAGTGTGGTCGGAGCCGTCCCGGTTATCATCCCTTCTTCTCCGTGCCCTCCGTGCCTCTGTGGTTAGTCCCCATTATTTGCCCCGCGCGCGGGCGAGGAGGGCCTGGAGGGCCTTGCGGAGCTCGGGCATGGTCTGGAAGCGCTCGGCCGGGTCCTTGCGGAGGCAGCGCTGGACGGCGGCATCGACGGCGGGGGCCATGCGGGCATAGGGCCTGGCGAGCGACGGGACCAGGGAAGGGGGCTGGTACCGCGTGTGCTGCCGCGCGAGCATCTCGATGGACCGGCCCGAGAAGGGGAGGCGGCCGGCGATCATCTCGAAGAGGACGACCCCGAAGGCGTAGATGTCGGCGCGGACGTCGGCCGAGGCGGCGTCGGCGAATTGCTCCGGCGCCATGTACGCGCCGGTGCCCAGCCGCGCGCCGATCCGGGTCAGGCGGGGATTCTCGGACTCTTCCGGCTCGAGCGCGTACTCGCCGGTCGACTGGTCCTGGGTGGTGCCGACCCGCGGCGATCGCTCGCCGGCCGGCGTGGCGTGGGCCGGGGCGGCCCTGGGCGCCTCGTCCCTCGGGTCGCTGAAGAGGATGGGCTGGGGGCTTTGCGGCGCGGCGGCCAGCGGGATCGAGCCGTCGGGGAGGGCGGCCTGGCCGGCGACCATCTCCTCGCAGATCCGCGCCAGGCCGAAGTCGGTGATCTTCAGCGTCCCGTCCTCGGCGACCATGAGGTTGCCGGGCTTGATGTCGCGATGGCAGCTCAGCCCTTGCCGGCCCGCGTGCTCCATGCCCTGGCAGAACTGGATGCCGAACCGCAACGCCCGGGGCAGGTCGAGGCGGCTCGTGCCGATCCAGCGGATGAGGTCGCCGCCCTGCACCAGCTCCAGCATGACGTAGGGGCGGCCGTCGAGGATCTCGAC from Aquisphaera giovannonii includes these protein-coding regions:
- a CDS encoding serine/threonine-protein kinase, with product MQGSLRVGDWIGDRFEIFDVHEGGMSWVYVVHDHRAASGRAVVALKTLRDDLLRNRIRRTRFATECRLWVQLGRHPNIVQAHAVEILDGRPYVMLELVQGGDLIRWIGTSRLDLPRALRFGIQFCQGMEHAGRQGLSCHRDIKPGNLMVAEDGTLKITDFGLARICEEMVAGQAALPDGSIPLAAAPQSPQPILFSDPRDEAPRAAPAHATPAGERSPRVGTTQDQSTGEYALEPEESENPRLTRIGARLGTGAYMAPEQFADAASADVRADIYAFGVVLFEMIAGRLPFSGRSIEMLARQHTRYQPPSLVPSLARPYARMAPAVDAAVQRCLRKDPAERFQTMPELRKALQALLARARGK
- a CDS encoding Gfo/Idh/MocA family protein, yielding MAVGGKVKVGIIGSGFEADIHAASFRIMPDEAEVVAVASPTPGNAEALARRYEIPRVFLDYRAMLAEPDIEMVTITAPNALHARMTIDAAAAGKHVLCEKPLCMTLEEADEMIDACRRRGVLLMYAEELFFTPKYVQAKRMADEGAFGRVHLVKQSEKHSGPHGEWFWDVSKSGGGVFMDMGCHGIAFCYWFLGRPAIKDVYCQMNTQVHADRTRGEDECLCILNFEGGAVGLVENSWTRLGGMDDRVEVYGSSGLTMANLHMGNALPTYSEPGYGYAVEKAPGTKGWSYPVFEELWNYGFPQEMHHFARCVRGKETPIATGEDGRVVQEVLLAGYRSARTGAKVELPYRPSGIERPIDLWLGKMD